The following proteins come from a genomic window of Paramisgurnus dabryanus chromosome 19, PD_genome_1.1, whole genome shotgun sequence:
- the cers2a gene encoding ceramide synthase 2a, whose protein sequence is MLSRLSEWFWNERLWFPEGLGWADLEDRDGFTYAKAADLWVTLPIALCFLIIRQIFERTVALRLAAALGVKEKVRVRAAHNPTLETYFSNTTKHPTQSEIETLGKKTECTERQIHRWFRRRRNQDRPNQLKKFKEASWRFTFYLLAFIAGLAALIDKPWLYKMEEMWNGFPMLTLLPSQYWYYMIELGFYISLLFSVASDVKRKDFKEQILHHVATILLISFSWCVNYIRAGTLIMLVHDTADHLLESAKMFNYAGWRKTCNYIFIIFAMVFIITRLVIFPFWILHCTWVYPVTVYPPFFGYYFFNGLLFVLQCLHIFWAVLILRMAIKFLPANNIVEDERSDREETDSEDEEEEKEKRAPTKNGPVQNGHPPLNNNHHRKGK, encoded by the exons ATGTTGTCCAGGCTAAGTGAGTGGTTCTGGAATGAGAGACTGTGGTTTCCGGAAGGGCTCGGCTGGGCTGACCTGGAGGATCGTGATGGTTTCACCTATGCAAAggcagctgatctctgggtcacCTTACCCATCGCCCTCTGCTTTCTCATCATTCGACAGATCTTCGAGAG GACAGTTGCCCTTCGACTCGCTGCCGCTTTGGGTGTTAAGGAGAAGGTCAGAGTGCGAGCGGCGCACAACCCCACGCTTGAGACGTACTTCAGCAACACGACCAAACATCCCACGCAG AGTGAAATTGAGACTTTAGGTAAAAAGACTGAATGTACAGAAAGACAAATTCACAGATGGTTCCGGAGGCGAAGGAATCAGGATCGACCGAACCAGCTTAAGAAATTCAAAGAGGCCAG TTGGAGATTTACCTTTTACCTTCTTGCATTCATTGCTGGCCTTGCTGCCCTTATTGAT AAACCATGGCTGTACAAAATGGAGGAAATGTGGAATGGCTTTCCAATGCTG ACGCTATTGCCATCTCAGTACTGGTACTACATGATTGAACTGGGATTTTACATATCCCTGCTGTTCAGCGTAGCATCTGATGTCAAGCGAAAA GACTTTAAAGAGCAAATACTTCACCATGTTGCCACCATCCTGCTGATAAGTTTCTCTTGGTGTGTGAACTACATTCGAGCAGGAACTCTCATTATGCTGGTGCACGATACCGCAGACCATCTGCTGGAG TCAGCCAAGATGTTTAACTACGCCGGCTGGAGAAAAACATGCAACTACATTTTCATCATCTTTGCCATGGTCTTCATCATCACCAGACTTGTAATCTTTCCATTCTG GATCTTGCATTGTACCTGGGTGTATCCTGTGACTGTATATCCCCCATTTTTTGGATATTACTTCTTTAATGGGCTGCTGTTTGTACTGCAATGTCTACATATCTTCTGGGCTGTTCTTATTTTGCGTATGGCCATCAAATTCCTGCCAGCCAAT AATATTGTAGAAGATGAGAGAAGTGACAGAGAGGAAACCGATTCAGAGGATGAGGAAGAAGAGAAAGAAAAGAGGGCACCGACGAAAAATGGACCAGTGCAGAACGGCCACCCACCCCTAAACAACAACCATCACCGTAAGGGAAAGTGA
- the LOC135771695 gene encoding cortexin domain-containing 1 protein: MDQPVPPVTRTEIDVDLGFALFFLCLLCLFLFVTIVRCAQTVVDPYGAIPTSTYQEEQINN, encoded by the coding sequence ATGGACCAGCCTGTGCCACCGGTTACCCGAACGGAGATTGATGTGGATTTGGGCTTCGCGCTCTTCTTTCTTTGTCTACTCTGTCTCTTTTTGTTTGTTACTATCGTGCGTTGTGCCCAAACTGTTGTGGATCCATATGGAGCCATCCCCACCTCCACTTATCAGGAGGAGCAGATCAATAACTAA
- the rps27.1 gene encoding 40S ribosomal protein S27.1 — protein MPLAKDLLHPTPEEERRRHKKKRLVQSPNSYFMDVKCPGCYKITTVFSHAQTVVLCVGCSTVLCQPTGGKARLTEGCSFRRKQH, from the exons ATGCCA CTCGCAAAAGACTTGCTGCACCCAACCCCTGAGGAGGAGAGGAGGAGGCACAAGAAGAAGCGTCTCGTTCAGAGTCCCAATTCTTATTTCATGGATGTCAAGTGTCCAG GATGTTATAAGATCACAACTGTGTTCAGCCATGCGCAGACAGTAGTGCTTTGTGTGGGCTGCTCAACTGTGCTGTGTCAGCCCACTGGAGGCAAAGCTCGACTCACAGAAG GATGTTCCTTCAGAAGGAAGCAGCATTAA